The segment AGAGCTTCCCCACGAATTGAAAGCGAAACAGAGGTCTTAAATTTTCGATACCCTGAGAGAAGGCGAATGGTTCAATTTTCGGCATGACAACAGAACAGAAAGAGCTTGCACAACGGGAATATCAAGCAGGAAAAGCAGCTTTTGAGCGGGGAGATTATCGGCAGGCAGTCACCGCTTTAGAGCGATCGAATGCGCTGGTCGAACCGGGGTCTAAACTCGGTGGCGAGATGCAAATTTGGTTAGTGACCGCTTACGAAGCAGCAGGGCAGAGAACCGAAGCAATTACTCTTTGTCGCAAAGCTTGCCAACATCCAGATTTGACCACTCGCAAACAGGGCAAACGCTTGCTCTACATTCTAGAAGC is part of the Leptolyngbya boryana PCC 6306 genome and harbors:
- a CDS encoding tol-pal system YbgF family protein, which translates into the protein MTTEQKELAQREYQAGKAAFERGDYRQAVTALERSNALVEPGSKLGGEMQIWLVTAYEAAGQRTEAITLCRKACQHPDLTTRKQGKRLLYILEAPRLKTRPEWLTEIPNLEGIDENESDRDFGRSKFAPTKPTRRVEPKKPIVPEEVDLSQVNTQDNAFIWVALIAAIAIIAGLVWLS